The Vigna unguiculata cultivar IT97K-499-35 chromosome 6, ASM411807v1, whole genome shotgun sequence genome contains a region encoding:
- the LOC114187915 gene encoding uncharacterized protein LOC114187915 isoform X1, with the protein MDTDISRWVMEFLLRSSVPDSLIQKALNALPLSGADSRLKKTLLLRTLRCLLLKASLSETVLQILELLEEIDGASTSVALRRAYVAVAVECTVKYLAAAPDDPEGEFSGAVRRIWRGRVAAVEARRSGLMSGELTRWRDDVEAALGDSRACERLADLNSRREAMKELMTYLNEAWESMGPSFLESVAAMSKGLTKQKEDFVVSGNWIDNGHDNGNDGDHACMEDVAMHDENQAMQQLEEKIDANPEVGGCDLPLQRDKVIQKRNLRVKHKHSTIRACHKGVKINNSGELESAKSGSKHDSVRSSEVRKVRESLKSSSYDLRALVNDPLPDALHLSEVVRSKLATSDTNIEPPIENQSPDVDVPDPNVCRSIVLFQSNDANLGKKSSVHCSDMHQPNLMERNRTAHTLEWDDSIDNSPQVIQPRRKKRKWSSLEEETLRAGVKMFGEGNWATIRSFYSNIFDNRSGVDLKDKWRNMIRLP; encoded by the exons ATGGACACCGACATTTCCCGGTGGGTGATGGAGTTCCTCCTCCGCAGTTCCGTTCCCGATTCCCTAATCCAAAAAGCCCTAAACGCTCTTCCTCTCTCCGGTGCCGACTCCCGCCTCAAGAAGACCCTTCTCCTACGCACTCTCCGCTGCCTCCTCCTCAAGGCCTCCCTCTCGGAAACTGTGCTCCAAATCCTCGAACTCCTCGAAGAAATCGACGGTGCCTCCACCTCTGTCGCGCTCCGCCGAGCGTACGTAGCCGTTGCCGTCGAGTGCACTGTAAAGTACCTCGCCGCCGCACCCGATGATCCAGAGGGGGAGTTTTCTGGCGCCGTGAGGCGGATCTGGCGCGGCCGCGTGGCGGCGGTGGAGGCGCGCCGGAGTGGGCTTATGTCTGGCGAGCTGACGCGGTGGCGGGACGACGTGGAGGCAGCGCTTGGGGATTCTAGGGCTTGCGAGAGGCTGGCGGATTTGAATAGCAGGAGGGAGGCAATGAAAGAGTTGATGACCTATTTGAACGAAGCGTGGGAATCGATGGGTCCTTCGTTCTTGGAATCGGTTGCGGCGATGTCGAAGGGTTTAACCAAGCAGAAAGAGGATTTTGTTGTTAGTGGTAACTGGATTGATAATGGTCATGATAATGGAAATGATGGTGATCATGCATGCATGGAGGATGTGGCAATGCATGATGAGAATCAGGCCATGCAACAATTGGAAGAGAAAATTGATGCGAATCCGGAAGTGGGTGGGTGTGACTTGCCACTTCAGAGAGATAAAG TAATTCAAAAGCGGAATCTTCGTGTTAAACACAAACACTCTACAATTCGTGCATGTCATAAGggagttaaaataaataattcaggGGAACTCGAGTCCGCAAAATCAGGGAGCAAACATGATTCTGTTCGTAGTTCTGAAGTCAGAAAAGTTAGAGAATCCCTTAAATCAAGTTCTTACGATTTAAGAGCATTGGTCAATGATCCTCTTCCTGATGCATTGCATTTATCTGAAGTTGTAAGATCAAAATTGGCGACAAGTGATACAAATATTGAGCCACCTATTGAAAACCAGAGTCCAGATGTAGATGTACCAGATCCAAATGTTTGCCGGAGTATTGTACTTTTTCAGTCTAATGATGCCAATCTTGGGAAGAAGTCTTCTGTTCATTGTAGTGATATGCATCAGCCCAACTTAATGGAACGAAACAGAACTGCCCACACGCTTGAG TGGGATGATTCAATAGACAACTCGCCACAAGTAATACAGCCTAGGAggaagaaaaggaaatggaGTTCGTTGGAAGAGGAGACACTAAGGGCTGGTGTAAAAAT GTTTGGAGAAGGAAACTGGGCAACGATCAGAAGTTTTTACAGTAACATATTTGACAACAGAAGTGGA gttgATCTGAAGGACAAGTGGAGAAACATGATACGATTACCCTAA
- the LOC114187915 gene encoding uncharacterized protein LOC114187915 isoform X2, with protein sequence MDTDISRWVMEFLLRSSVPDSLIQKALNALPLSGADSRLKKTLLLRTLRCLLLKASLSETVLQILELLEEIDGASTSVALRRAYVAVAVECTVKYLAAAPDDPEGEFSGAVRRIWRGRVAAVEARRSGLMSGELTRWRDDVEAALGDSRACERLADLNSRREAMKELMTYLNEAWESMGPSFLESVAAMSKGLTKQKEDFVVSGNWIDNGHDNGNDGDHACMEDVAMHDENQAMQQLEEKIDANPEVGGCDLPLQRDKGELESAKSGSKHDSVRSSEVRKVRESLKSSSYDLRALVNDPLPDALHLSEVVRSKLATSDTNIEPPIENQSPDVDVPDPNVCRSIVLFQSNDANLGKKSSVHCSDMHQPNLMERNRTAHTLEWDDSIDNSPQVIQPRRKKRKWSSLEEETLRAGVKMFGEGNWATIRSFYSNIFDNRSGVDLKDKWRNMIRLP encoded by the exons ATGGACACCGACATTTCCCGGTGGGTGATGGAGTTCCTCCTCCGCAGTTCCGTTCCCGATTCCCTAATCCAAAAAGCCCTAAACGCTCTTCCTCTCTCCGGTGCCGACTCCCGCCTCAAGAAGACCCTTCTCCTACGCACTCTCCGCTGCCTCCTCCTCAAGGCCTCCCTCTCGGAAACTGTGCTCCAAATCCTCGAACTCCTCGAAGAAATCGACGGTGCCTCCACCTCTGTCGCGCTCCGCCGAGCGTACGTAGCCGTTGCCGTCGAGTGCACTGTAAAGTACCTCGCCGCCGCACCCGATGATCCAGAGGGGGAGTTTTCTGGCGCCGTGAGGCGGATCTGGCGCGGCCGCGTGGCGGCGGTGGAGGCGCGCCGGAGTGGGCTTATGTCTGGCGAGCTGACGCGGTGGCGGGACGACGTGGAGGCAGCGCTTGGGGATTCTAGGGCTTGCGAGAGGCTGGCGGATTTGAATAGCAGGAGGGAGGCAATGAAAGAGTTGATGACCTATTTGAACGAAGCGTGGGAATCGATGGGTCCTTCGTTCTTGGAATCGGTTGCGGCGATGTCGAAGGGTTTAACCAAGCAGAAAGAGGATTTTGTTGTTAGTGGTAACTGGATTGATAATGGTCATGATAATGGAAATGATGGTGATCATGCATGCATGGAGGATGTGGCAATGCATGATGAGAATCAGGCCATGCAACAATTGGAAGAGAAAATTGATGCGAATCCGGAAGTGGGTGGGTGTGACTTGCCACTTCAGAGAGATAAAG gGGAACTCGAGTCCGCAAAATCAGGGAGCAAACATGATTCTGTTCGTAGTTCTGAAGTCAGAAAAGTTAGAGAATCCCTTAAATCAAGTTCTTACGATTTAAGAGCATTGGTCAATGATCCTCTTCCTGATGCATTGCATTTATCTGAAGTTGTAAGATCAAAATTGGCGACAAGTGATACAAATATTGAGCCACCTATTGAAAACCAGAGTCCAGATGTAGATGTACCAGATCCAAATGTTTGCCGGAGTATTGTACTTTTTCAGTCTAATGATGCCAATCTTGGGAAGAAGTCTTCTGTTCATTGTAGTGATATGCATCAGCCCAACTTAATGGAACGAAACAGAACTGCCCACACGCTTGAG TGGGATGATTCAATAGACAACTCGCCACAAGTAATACAGCCTAGGAggaagaaaaggaaatggaGTTCGTTGGAAGAGGAGACACTAAGGGCTGGTGTAAAAAT GTTTGGAGAAGGAAACTGGGCAACGATCAGAAGTTTTTACAGTAACATATTTGACAACAGAAGTGGA gttgATCTGAAGGACAAGTGGAGAAACATGATACGATTACCCTAA
- the LOC114187915 gene encoding uncharacterized protein LOC114187915 isoform X3, with translation MDTDISRWVMEFLLRSSVPDSLIQKALNALPLSGADSRLKKTLLLRTLRCLLLKASLSETVLQILELLEEIDGASTSVALRRAYVAVAVECTVKYLAAAPDDPEGEFSGAVRRIWRGRVAAVEARRSGLMSGELTRWRDDVEAALGDSRACERLADLNSRREAMKELMTYLNEAWESMGPSFLESVAAMSKGLTKQKEDFVVSGNWIDNGHDNGNDGDHACMEDVAMHDENQAMQQLEEKIDANPEVGGCDLPLQRDKVVRSKLATSDTNIEPPIENQSPDVDVPDPNVCRSIVLFQSNDANLGKKSSVHCSDMHQPNLMERNRTAHTLEWDDSIDNSPQVIQPRRKKRKWSSLEEETLRAGVKMFGEGNWATIRSFYSNIFDNRSGVDLKDKWRNMIRLP, from the exons ATGGACACCGACATTTCCCGGTGGGTGATGGAGTTCCTCCTCCGCAGTTCCGTTCCCGATTCCCTAATCCAAAAAGCCCTAAACGCTCTTCCTCTCTCCGGTGCCGACTCCCGCCTCAAGAAGACCCTTCTCCTACGCACTCTCCGCTGCCTCCTCCTCAAGGCCTCCCTCTCGGAAACTGTGCTCCAAATCCTCGAACTCCTCGAAGAAATCGACGGTGCCTCCACCTCTGTCGCGCTCCGCCGAGCGTACGTAGCCGTTGCCGTCGAGTGCACTGTAAAGTACCTCGCCGCCGCACCCGATGATCCAGAGGGGGAGTTTTCTGGCGCCGTGAGGCGGATCTGGCGCGGCCGCGTGGCGGCGGTGGAGGCGCGCCGGAGTGGGCTTATGTCTGGCGAGCTGACGCGGTGGCGGGACGACGTGGAGGCAGCGCTTGGGGATTCTAGGGCTTGCGAGAGGCTGGCGGATTTGAATAGCAGGAGGGAGGCAATGAAAGAGTTGATGACCTATTTGAACGAAGCGTGGGAATCGATGGGTCCTTCGTTCTTGGAATCGGTTGCGGCGATGTCGAAGGGTTTAACCAAGCAGAAAGAGGATTTTGTTGTTAGTGGTAACTGGATTGATAATGGTCATGATAATGGAAATGATGGTGATCATGCATGCATGGAGGATGTGGCAATGCATGATGAGAATCAGGCCATGCAACAATTGGAAGAGAAAATTGATGCGAATCCGGAAGTGGGTGGGTGTGACTTGCCACTTCAGAGAGATAAAG TTGTAAGATCAAAATTGGCGACAAGTGATACAAATATTGAGCCACCTATTGAAAACCAGAGTCCAGATGTAGATGTACCAGATCCAAATGTTTGCCGGAGTATTGTACTTTTTCAGTCTAATGATGCCAATCTTGGGAAGAAGTCTTCTGTTCATTGTAGTGATATGCATCAGCCCAACTTAATGGAACGAAACAGAACTGCCCACACGCTTGAG TGGGATGATTCAATAGACAACTCGCCACAAGTAATACAGCCTAGGAggaagaaaaggaaatggaGTTCGTTGGAAGAGGAGACACTAAGGGCTGGTGTAAAAAT GTTTGGAGAAGGAAACTGGGCAACGATCAGAAGTTTTTACAGTAACATATTTGACAACAGAAGTGGA gttgATCTGAAGGACAAGTGGAGAAACATGATACGATTACCCTAA